tatagtgataataatattgataatacaaGTGAAATATTGAGAGCATGGTTAGCAGAAGTATCAGAAAAATATCATACTGTTGACACATATATAGATGAAAAGTCAAATGGTTTTGAAGATGAAGAGAGTAGTACAGATTGGTCGCTTCTTCGATTTACACATGTCATCAATTTACGTGAAGAAGCATTGAATTATGCTAGAAAAATATGGGCTGATTTTATTTGGGTAATTTTGAATGTTaactattctatatatatatatatatataaaatttcaagagAATCGTgctttaatcataataatacaatataataatctataaatttaCAGATGGTCGATGCTGATATCTTTTTGACAAATCCAAATACTTTAACAAATTTAGTATCGAAAGGACAAGTTGTGGTTGCTCCTTTGTTAAAATCCGATGGATTATACAGTAATTTTTGGGCAGGGATGACTGATGACTATTACTATCTTCGAACTGAAAAATACCAACTAATTTTATATCGTGAAGATGTAGGATGTTTTAATGTTCCCATGGTTCATAGTgctgttcttattaatttaaacatGGTACAATCAGATTGGTTGACttacaattttacaaatttagcACAATATGATGGTCCTTTGGATGATGTTATAACTTTTGCTGTTGGTGCTAATAATTCTGGTAAGTCCActtatatttgaatcatttatattatataagtaatacaagaattacataaatatccaggcgttccattgtatatttgtAATGATGAATTATACGGATACATCATGGTACCATTGGGAAAAGATGAAACAATTAAAGAGGATCTACAGagattaacaaatataaaattagaaattttgtgtatgtcaaaattattaatatatttttttatattatttattatctttatatttgttatattttcttttatgttaaaatgattttagCAGAAGATCATTTGTCATTATTGAATAGTATGGAACAATTCATGTCTTCTCCAAAAATAGACACATTAGGATtggataatatctatatgatAAATCTTTTGAGAAGACCAGAAAGGCGTACTAGAATGTATCGTCTCTTTAAAGAACTTGGTGCACATGTAGAAACTTTTAATGCTGTGGATGGTAGGTAAGTTctatttaatacaatatatttttatgatataaaataatttattttttcttatttttgcatattcctatttattttatcataaataaaatttattttaatatctccCAATATCTGTATCCTGATGTTATAGAATGTTAAATGAAAGTGCACTTGAAAAATGGGGTGTAAAATTAATGGCAGGATATGAAGATCCATACCATAAGAGGTAATTTAGAAAAGTAAAACagcttaaatatatttaaatagaaaatattttagatacatatgtttcttattgtttttagacCTATGACAACTGGAGAAATTGGTTGCTTTTTAagtcattatattatttggaaTAAGGTAATGTAATAAGATTTTATAGTAATTTAGTAGAGATCAATtgacttttattattgataataattaaattatcagaTGTTAGAATATAGATATGAACGTATTATGATTCTGGAAGATGACATTCGTTTTGAGCCATTTTTTCGACAGAAATTGGATTTTGTTTTATCCGAATTAAATACATTAAGAAATCCATGGGATTTAATGTAAGAGTTAtactttcataaaatatttattttgtaactTTTGATACAAATTTTGATACAAAttgatacatagatacataggaagaaaaagattaatggAAAAACAGGAATCGTGGGTACAAGGTTCTAAGTATTTGGTGCATGCAGCATATAGCTATTGGACGCTTGGTTATATCTTATCAGCCACTGGAGCTAAAAAACTTGTTGAGGCAAAACCACTTGAAAATATGATACCTGTTGATGAATATATTCCTATTTTATCAAATGTTCATCCAAGgttagtaaaatatttatataaaatattatctatgaaGATATATAGTAGAAGTAAACAGAAAATTGTAAGTAAATTAactactttatatatttattcttttattttcaatacaaGAGATGATTGGAAAAAACATTACCCAGTACGTAATTTGACGGTATTGTCAACGAATCCTCTTTTGATACATCCAACTCATTATACCGGTGATCAGGGATATATAAGTGATACAGAAAATTCTAAGATCATTTTTGATAATCAAGCAAgcaatattttgaaaattcgaGAAGAATTATGAGTAATCATAAAATATCCTTAATTCGCAAAGCACAATATTATACAACtacatgaaattttataatcatccaattatttcaattcattATCAATCATTTAACTTTAGTTTtgcttttattcttcttcttacgaaGAAGTGGATAATCGTGccataatatttatgaactTATTTTCTTCAATGTTTATCAGAGTAGTCAatgtattatttcatattacgtgttatatcatttcataatttattacaGTATTCatcttatataatactttaaatatatttacattttcctgatgattatcatttaatctcataaaaataattataagagatTTACTGTATTATTAAGTGTGTTTTAATTAGtctacatttatatttttattatgtgtttataaaatgatatatgacATAAATAATGTATGCGACTACATTTTAATGTGAGTTAAGAATTTTTCTATCCATGATTAGTTTTACAAGGTAAATAAAACGCAATAATTTCACGATAACTCGTTTATTATAAATCCATATTCAACAatttcaattacaataaattaaattaaatataattttgaaaacaCATAAAgatatgcagccattcgctcggtAATACTTGTgttaaagaatttataattagtGTATGCAAGTAATACcgacccaggtctcaccacgtggaggttgctgcatgtggagacccacgggctaacggtgactctactctaaaatccgcgttccgcgataccgatccggGATACCTTTCCGCTTCAATGCACTGGCTTCTTAACTAACAGGGTATGCGTAGCTTAGCTACTAcacacctcttacagatagctccaccatttgcaccgtccgcttcagacataacggattattaagcacatcagaattcgtgctttccgaatttcgaacaaacaaagcgcactccttagaaatactaatcgcgtcgcgacactcacgtgtgtgttataattacgtagattctactgttaagccgaaattcgcgaagtacccccatcgagattttaaagaaatcaaacgaagtccacggtaggaccttttatcgcgcccgaacacccacgcgagtgttagaagaacgatgactctactctaaattcgcgttttcgatacgaacaatcaaacgaagtttaatcgcgcccgagaacaccaatgcctgtgcccgccgacacgcgcgtcagtgttcttcctatccttcccgtaATCGCGCgtagaaatcgatgatgaatcctgCCATGCGATGTATCATCAGGCCGTAGATGAACCTATCCCTCGATGATCTAtcctgaaaaaaagaagctaaggagaaaataagagaaagcaaaaaaatatataaaataaaacataatatatatatagattataaatataaaataaatataataaaaaataaataaaaagaaacaatataaacaaatattaagaaaatacaattaaaaggaaataacatattgataacataattgaaaacataatagaaaaataaaaatatgaaatagaaaagactGCCGGAGAATGTAAAGAGAGccggaaaacgaaaaaagagccccagaaagagaaaagagaaacaactCCACACGATGCTgaacagcaacccgcacagaggccctCACCCATGGGCccatcccatgggtcccacccgagatatataaaggataattagTGAGAGTAAATaggaataaatagaaatgatagtGGACATAAAAGTGTGATAGATAAGTTTCCTTATCGTTTCtgtaagaaattattgtaaaataaattctgtTATATTTCCTCTTCCGAAATATTATTAGCTATATAAGATGgaaatatgttaatgtttagttggaataagattaaaaaaattatggaaaagtaatataatatgcagccattcgctcgataatacttgtattataagatttagaattaaactttgcaagtattaacgacccaggtctcacTACGTGGAAgttgctgcatgtggagacccacgggctaacggtgactctactttactctaaaatccgcgttccgcgataccgatccctTATGCCTTCCGCTTCGAATATCTAGGGCGACTTAGCTAACAGGAGGTATCTAGCCTTAGCTACAGGGACCCCACTTACAGAGAGCTTTACCGTTCGACACTCTCGCCTCGGGCATAACGGATTATTAAGCACATTCGAATTCGTGCTTCCGAATTGCGAACAATCAAAGCGCATTAATCGCgttcgcgacactcacgtgtgttataattacgtagattctactgttctatccaaattcgcgaagtaatctaatcgaaatatcgaagaaataaaacgaagtccccggtaggactttcaATCGCGCACGCGAACACTTACGTGAGTGTTAataaaacggtgactctaagttgaaatccgAAGCGCACCTCGAATTTCAAcactaaaacgaagtccatgataggacttttaatcgcgcccggacacccacgcaagtgttcgtaaaacggtgactctattctaaataaactaatcgaatattcgagcaaacaaaacgaagtccccggtaggacttttaatcgcgtacgcgaacactcacgtgagtgttagaataacggtgactctaagttgaaatccaAAGTGACATATGTTAACCGGTATTTAGACTCTCCATGATATTTGTCGGGATTTCCGCCCCGCTACCAAATATGAGGATGATCATAACATCAGCCAACTATGTACAGCACTACAAGGTAAACCGTTCGCGCACCCCGAATTTCAAcactaaaacgaagtccatgataggacttttaatcgcgcccggacacccacacaagtgttcggaaaacggtgactctactctaaaaaaacgcgttcgcgaggtaatctaatcgaatattcgagcaaatataaacgaagtccccggtaggacttttaaaTCGCGCCCGTGTACATTCACGTGAGTtttagaaaaacggtgactctactctaaattcgcgttttcgatacgagcaatcaaacgaagtttaatcgcgcccgagaacacTCACGCCTGTGCCAGCCGACACGCACGccagtgttcttcctatccttcccgtaATCGCgcataaaaatcgataatgaaTCGAGGCAGGCGATGACGCATTCGACCAGAGGTGAACCTATCCCTTGATGATCTatcctgaaaaaaaagaagataaggaaaaaataagaaaaagaaaagacatattaaatatcgttGCATGATTGCTCGATCAtccctgaaaaagaaaaaaagaagatgaataaaagaaagataagaaaatagaagtagcTATGCACGTTGCTGAAACAATAGTCCGCTTCATCTCATGGGTCCTATCTAAtgcttaaaaattaaaattaattagaatatattaataacaaacctaaaaacataaaaacatacttaaaaagaaataatataaataaatattaaaaaaacataattaaaaggaaataacataattaaattctgaaaagacataataaaaagaaataacatattaataacataattaaaaacataattaaaaacgtaattaaagaagaaaaatatgagtaaTGAAAGAGAGCTgctgaaagataagaaaatagaagtagcTCTGCATGCTGCTGAAACAACAGTCCACTTCATCTAATGGTTCCTACCTAAAACctgtaaatcataattaataagaatatattaaaaacataccTAAAaccataaaaacataattaaaaagaaataacataataaaaatctgaaaagacataatgaaaagaaataacatattaataacataattaaaaacataattaaagaagaaaaatatgagatagaaaagaaagctgcagaaagataagaaaatagaagcaaCTCTACACGATGCTAAGACAGtaacccgcacagaggcccacacccatgtccccatcccatgggtcccacccgagactaataaataataattaataatagtaaataagaatgaaaaatatgaaatagaaaagaaagccctgaaaacagaagaaaagagaaacagctCTATAAGATGCTGAGaaagcaacccgcacagaggcccacACCCATGGGCCCTTCCCATGAGTCCCACCCGAAATttataaaggataattaatgacagtaaataggaaaaaatagaaatgacacTAGACATTAAAGTGTGATAGAgaaatttccttttcgtttctctgagaaattattgtacaatagAATTCTgccatatttcttcttttgaagtattattagcgatataaagtggaaaaatattaatgttcagttggaattagattaaaaagatattggaaaagtaaaaaaatatgcagccattcgctcaGTAATACTTGTgttaaagaatttataattagtGTATGCAAGTAATACcgacccaggtctcaccacgtggaggttgctgcatgtggagacccacgggctaacggtgactctactctaaaatccgcgttccgcgataccgatccggGATACCTTTCCGCTTCAATGCACTGGCTTCTTAACTAACAGGGTATGCGTAGCTTAGCTACTAcacacctcttacagatagctccaccatttgcaccgtccgcttcagacataacggattattaagcacatcagaattcgtgctttccgaatttcgaacaaacaaagcgcactccttagaaatactaatcgcgtcgcgacactcacgtgtgtgttataattacgtagattctactgttaagccgaaattcgcgaagtacccacatcgagattttaaagaaatcaaacgaagtccacggtaggacctttaatcgcgcccgaacacccacgcgagtgttagaagaacgatgactctactctacaattcgcgttttcgattcgaacaatcaaacgaagtttaatcgcgcccgagaacaccaatgcctgtgcccgccgacacgcgcaccagtgttcttcctatccttcccgtattcgCGCGTAGAATCGATGATGGATCCTGCCATGCGACGACGCATCCGTTCGCAGATGAACCTATCCCTCGATGATCTatactgtaaaaaaaaaagataaagagaaaataaaagaacaaaaaaaaatataatacaaaaaataatatatatacacatatataaaatgcaaatagaaaataaatatatataaatagatgagagaccaagaaaaaaaaacgaaaagagaagcagcATGCACCATCCCATGGGTCCTACCTAAagcttataaatcataattaataaaaatatattaaaaacataattaagaacataatcaaaaacataattaaaaacataattaaaaacataatacaaaagagacatcataaataaatattaagaaaacataattaaacagaaataacatattaataatataattgaaaacataatagaaaaagaaaaatatgagatagaaaagagagccggaaaaagaaaaaagagccccagaaagagaaaagtagagaAGCAACTCTAcacgatgctgagacagcaacccgcatAGAAGCCCACACTCATGGGCCCCTCCCATGAGTCCCACCCGATgctataaatcataattaataagagcaaataaaaataaaaaatatgaggtagaaaagagagccgaataaagaaaataaaacccctgaaagataagaaaatagaagcagCTCTACATGATGCTGAGACAGTAACCTGCACAGAGGCCCACACCCATgggcccctcccatgggttccacccgagatatatatagaggataattaatgacagtaaataagaaaaaatagaaatgacagtaattatacgaacgataaaatgctgaatttaatttgattaaacttaagaaaaataaaagattaattaaaaagaaatgaaatattctgaacactgatataaataaatattattctctctgaaagaaatattatatttattaatcgataatatatgataatatatgtaca
This sequence is a window from Vespa crabro chromosome 9, iyVesCrab1.2, whole genome shotgun sequence. Protein-coding genes within it:
- the LOC124426472 gene encoding glycosyltransferase 25 family member, which encodes MLNKTIFRSFIFIFLIINIARSVQCTERFKKPTVLIAILIRNKAHTLPYFLSLLEQQNYPKNRIKLWIYSDNNIDNTSEILRAWLAEVSEKYHTVDTYIDEKSNGFEDEESSTDWSLLRFTHVINLREEALNYARKIWADFIWMVDADIFLTNPNTLTNLVSKGQVVVAPLLKSDGLYSNFWAGMTDDYYYLRTEKYQLILYREDVGCFNVPMVHSAVLINLNMVQSDWLTYNFTNLAQYDGPLDDVITFAVGANNSGVPLYICNDELYGYIMVPLGKDETIKEDLQRLTNIKLEILSEDHLSLLNSMEQFMSSPKIDTLGLDNIYMINLLRRPERRTRMYRLFKELGAHVETFNAVDGRMLNESALEKWGVKLMAGYEDPYHKRPMTTGEIGCFLSHYIIWNKMLEYRYERIMILEDDIRFEPFFRQKLDFVLSELNTLRNPWDLIYIGRKRLMEKQESWVQGSKYLVHAAYSYWTLGYILSATGAKKLVEAKPLENMIPVDEYIPILSNVHPRDDWKKHYPVRNLTVLSTNPLLIHPTHYTGDQGYISDTENSKIIFDNQASNILKIREEL